ACAGAGACCGCTTTCAGCCGATACTGGGCCTGATGATATTGTGCCCACGCCACCGCCAGCCCGCATGGTGACAGCGCCAGTGCAGCCTACAGCCGAGCTGACTGCGATCCCTAAGCGGAGAAGTTTCACAGCCAAATACAAACTACGCATTCTGGATGAGACGGACCAAGCAGCAGACACAGGTGGTGTTACAGCCATACTACGGCGCGAAGGGCTTTATTCTTCTGCGCTAACGGATTGGCGTCGGGCACGCGCTGCAGGCTCATTGGGAGCATTGCAGCCGCGTCACCGTGGCCCACAAAAAGCACCCGCCAACCCATTAGAGGCCGAACTGGCCAAGGCTAACCGTGAAGTTTCAGCGCTACGGCGGCGTCTGGACCAGGCGGAAGCCATCCTTGCAATCCAAAAAAAAGTGGCGACATTGTTGGACGAGATGGAGCAGACGCCAGAGCGCAGCGGCAAGTCATGATGGCCGTCGCGATTGCTCTGCCCTCAGGCAGCGGCCTGACCTCAGCCGTTTGCTCCGCGCTCTCGTTGTCGCGGGCAAGCGTTCTTCGCCATCGCGCTACATTGGCTGCTCCGCCACGCGCGGTAAAGCCACGCCCCCCTTCAGCGCGTGCCTTGCCGGAAAATGAACGGGCTCGGGTACTGGATCATCTGCGTGGGCCCAGGTTTGCCGACCAGACCCCCACCGAGGTATTCGCCACTTTACTGGATGAAGGCACCTACCTGTGTTCGATCCGCACGATGTATCGGATATTGGCCGCTCAGGGCGAGGTCACTGAGCGTCGCCGTCAACGCACGCACCCTGTCTATCAAAAGCCGGAACTTCTAGCCGAAGCTCCCAATCAGGTCTGGTCTTGGGATATTACCAAGCTGATGGGCCCGGTGAAATGGTCTTACTTCTATCTCTATGTCATCTTGGACATCTTCAGCCGCCGTGTTGTTGGCTGGCGCATTGAGCAGGCCGAAAGCGCCAGCCAGTTCAAGGAACTGTTCATGGATGCAATGGAAAAGCATGCTGTGCAACGCGATCAACTGACATTACATGCCGATCGTGGCGGGCCAATGAAGGCAAAGACAACTGCCCTGATGCTGGTGGATCTTGGTGTGCTTAAATCCCACAGCCGACCCCATACCTCAAACGACAACCCGTTCTCAGAGGCCCACCTCAAGACGCTGAAATATCAGCCCGAATTCCCCAAGAAGTTTGAAACCATCGAGCAAGCCCGCCACTTTTGCCGCAGATTCTTTGCATGGTACAACGAGCAACACCATCATGCAGGCATCGGACTCATGACCCCTGATCAGGTCCACTTTGGACAGGCCGAGGCTGTCTATGCCGCACGCCAAGCAACCCTCGACGCAGCATTCATCAGTACACCCGAGCGCTTCGTACAAAAACCGCCAAAACCACCTCAAATCCCGACGGCCGTCTGGATCAATCCACCAAAGCCAGAGAAAGAAAATCAAGCTTAAAGTCCAAATGCCACTGTCTCAAAGTCGTTGACACGTTCCGGAAAGGCGAAAGCATCGAGTCTTGCGTGACGGTAGGAATGAGAAGACAGTTTGTAGCGGCGTGGTCGGAAAATGGTGTTGATCGGTAAGCGGTGTTCTGACCCCACCTTCCATTTTTTCTTTGTGTCGGCATTCTGGTGTTTTTAACGCTGGAGTTTTTGATGAGTGAAGTTGTTTGTCCGGACGGGCTAGTTGAGAAGAAGCGGCAGGTGCGGCGCAGTAGTGAAGAGCGTGCGCTGATCGTGCGCGATAGTTATGAGTTTGGAGTGATGCAAACGGCCAAGCTGCATGGTGTTACACGCTCTCTGATTTACTATTGGCGTAAGTTGGCTAAGTCCCTGGCAGCACAGAAGGGGCCTTGTGAAGAGGCTATGGCATTTGCATCGGTCCAGGTTGAGGTTTTGCCTGTCTTGGGAAAGGATGTGCCGGTATCTGAAGACGAGCATCACCCATCGCCATGTGGTTGCTTACGCGAGATTGAACTTGAATTTGGTGTCATTCGGCTTCAGCTTCCTAAAGATATGGCTGTGGAGCGGATTGCCGAGCTTGTCCTTGCACTGGAGACTGGGCGATGATCCTGCCGGGGCAGCATGTGCGTATTGTGGTTGCCACTCGTCCTGTTGATTTTCGCAAAGGCCATAACGGGTTAGCTGCTTTGGTTCACAACGAGCTGAAGAGTGATCCGTTTACCGGCACAGTCTTTGTGTTCCGCTCACGGCGAGCAGACCGGTTGAAGCTTGTGTTCTGGGATGGGTCAGGATTGGTGCTGGTCTACAAGCGACTGGAAGAGAACAGTTTTTGCTGGCCGGAAGTCAGAGATGGGGTGATGTCGCTTTCCATAGTCCAGTTCGAGGCGCTGTTTGGTGGCCTTGACTGGCGGAAGATCAGAGCCCTTGAAAGTCGGGCCCCGCAAGGTGTGGAATAACCTGTAATTCCCCGTATTTCTGCGGTTTTGAAGCTGCTGTTCGGGTATACTGTTCCTCATGAACAAGACAAGTGAACTCCCTGATGATCCAAAGGTTTTGAAGGCGCTATTGCAGGCAGCCCAAACTCAACTCTCCCAGCAGGAAGTTCATATCCAACTCAAAGAAGAGGTGATTGTCCGGCTCGAAAAGCTGGTGGCTGACTACAAGGCAGCCCAATACGGGCGCAAATCGGAGAAGGCGGATCCCGATCAGTATATGCTGGCCTTTGAGGATCTGGAAACAGCCATTGCCGCCACGCAGGCAGAAGCGGAAAACATTGCGCCGCCAACAAACCCACGCAAGAAACGCAAGACCAATCGCGGTAAGCTGCCGGGGCATCTGCCGCGTATTGAGGTGGTGATCGAGCCTGAGGAAACCACATGCGTGTGTGGGTGTGTCTGTCATGTGATCGGTAAAGATGTATCCGAGCGTCTTGATGTGATCCCCGCCCAGTTCCGGGTGATCGTTACCCGCAGACCCAAATATGCCTGTCGGGCTTGCGAGGAAGGTGTCAAACAAGCGCCAGCACCAGATCACATTATTGAGGCAGGACTGCCGAGCGAGGCAACCCTGGCCCATGTAATTACCTCAAAATATGCGGACCACTGCCCGCTGTACCGTCAGGCACAGATTTATGCCCGTCAGGGTGTTGATCTGGACCGCTCCACGCTGGCCGACTGGGTTGGGCGTTCGGCCAATGAGCTCAAACCCGTCTTTGAGGCACTGCTTGGTGAGCTCAAGAAGTCTACCAAACTGTTTATGGATGAAACCCCGGCACCGGTGCTGGATCCTGGACGAAGGAAGACCAAAACCGGGTATTTCTGGGCTTTGGCAAGGGATGACCGGCCTTGGAACGGGCCAGAGCCACCAGGTGTGGCCTTCACTTATGCCCCGAACCGATCTGGTGAAGTGGCTGAGGAAATCCTGAAGGATTTTGAAGGAGTACTGCAGGTAGATGGCTACGCGGGCTATAATCGGTTGCTGAAACGACAAAAGAGCCCGGTGGCACTTGCCTACTGCTGGAGCCACGCAAGGCGCAAACTCTATGAAGTAGCACGCAACAAAACCGCACCTATTGCCGAGGAAGGCCTGCGCCAGATTGGCGAGCTGTACCAGATCGAAAAGACGATCCGGGGGAATAGCCCTGAGGAACGTCTGGTCGCGCGTCAGAAACACAGCAGAGCGTTAATCGAAGCCTTTGAAGAGTGGTTGATCAATCACAGGGCCAAGGTCTCCAGAAAATCACCTCTTGGAGAAGCCCTTAGTTATATTGCCAAATACTGGAATGGACTAATCCGCTTCCTTGACGATGGGCGCATAGAGCTGGACAACAATTCTGTTGAGCGCACAATCAGGCCAATAACTCTAAATCGCAAGAATGCATTATTTGCCGGTCATGATGCTGGAGCGGAAAACTGGGCCATGCTCGCTTCTCTTATTGAAACTTGCAAACTGGGCGGTATCAATCCACACACTTATCTGGCAACCACACTCACCAGAATCGCAAAAGGCCACAAACAAAGCAAGATCAACGAACTTCTGCCCTGGAATTTTGCTGAACAAGAAAGTCAAGGTGGGCTCTAAACACCGCTTACGTTGATCGGCGTTGTTGCGGAACTCAACTTTAGCTTACAGCTCGCCCTTACCCGCTTAACTCAGGTCGCGAAGATCCGCTCAAACGTCGCACGTCCGAGGGTGGCCATTGTGTTGAGGACGGAGACATTGATCCTGGCTTCCGTCTTCTGGTTTTCAAAATCACGGGACTTCAACGCGGTCCCGAAGATCTGTTTAGATCGCCCCATCAAGGTCTCGCCTCTTGAGCGCCGCCCGTAGCCGGTTTGCTTCTGCCACCCCATTCTGCCATGTCTCTCAATGGCCAATATATCTCGATCACGAGCAGTGGGAGCGGTCTCAGCCTTAGGGCTGGGGACGGCTGTTTTGGGCGGCGGTATGATGACCGAGCTATAACTGAATCTGGTGTACGGGGCTTTTAAGATAGCAGCGTATCGGGTTGACTAATTGATGAGCAAATCAATGTGTTAACCACTTGGAGATACGCCACCATGGCACATGATAAAGTTCTTGAGCTTGCTCGTCAAAACGGTCTTCTGGCCGATCCGCTCACGCAGTTGATAAGAGAAGGCGCAAGGGAGTTGGTGCATCGGGCTGTTCAATTAGAATTTCAGTCTTTGCTTTCGCTGTATGAAGATGACGTTGATGAGACTGGTCGCGCTCGCGTTGTACGCAATGGTTATCATCCGGAACGCAAGATCCAGACTGGTATTGGGCCTGTGTGTGTGAAAGTGCCCAAGGTGCGAACCCGTTCAGGCGCCCCTGTCACGTTCCACTCAGCACTTGTCCCTCCCTATGTGCGCAAGGCTAAAAGTCTGGAGGCTGAGTTGCCATGGCTTTACT
This region of Pseudovibrio sp. Tun.PSC04-5.I4 genomic DNA includes:
- a CDS encoding IS3 family transposase (programmed frameshift); translated protein: MVMPSQRPLSADTGPDDIVPTPPPARMVTAPVQPTAELTAIPKRRSFTAKYKLRILDETDQAADTGGVTAILRREGLYSSALTDWRRARAAGSLGALQPRHRGPQKAPANPLEAELAKANREVSALRRRLDQAEAILAIQKKVGDIVGRDGADARAQRQVMMAVAIALPSGSGLTSAVCSALSLSRASVLRHRATLAAPPRAVKPRPPSARALPENERARVLDHLRGPRFADQTPTEVFATLLDEGTYLCSIRTMYRILAAQGEVTERRRQRTHPVYQKPELLAEAPNQVWSWDITKLMGPVKWSYFYLYVILDIFSRRVVGWRIEQAESASQFKELFMDAMEKHAVQRDQLTLHADRGGPMKAKTTALMLVDLGVLKSHSRPHTSNDNPFSEAHLKTLKYQPEFPKKFETIEQARHFCRRFFAWYNEQHHHAGIGLMTPDQVHFGQAEAVYAARQATLDAAFISTPERFVQKPPKPPQIPTAVWINPPKPEKENQA
- the tnpB gene encoding IS66 family insertion sequence element accessory protein TnpB (TnpB, as the term is used for proteins encoded by IS66 family insertion elements, is considered an accessory protein, since TnpC, encoded by a neighboring gene, is a DDE family transposase.), with translation MILPGQHVRIVVATRPVDFRKGHNGLAALVHNELKSDPFTGTVFVFRSRRADRLKLVFWDGSGLVLVYKRLEENSFCWPEVRDGVMSLSIVQFEALFGGLDWRKIRALESRAPQGVE
- a CDS encoding IS66 family transposase is translated as MNKTSELPDDPKVLKALLQAAQTQLSQQEVHIQLKEEVIVRLEKLVADYKAAQYGRKSEKADPDQYMLAFEDLETAIAATQAEAENIAPPTNPRKKRKTNRGKLPGHLPRIEVVIEPEETTCVCGCVCHVIGKDVSERLDVIPAQFRVIVTRRPKYACRACEEGVKQAPAPDHIIEAGLPSEATLAHVITSKYADHCPLYRQAQIYARQGVDLDRSTLADWVGRSANELKPVFEALLGELKKSTKLFMDETPAPVLDPGRRKTKTGYFWALARDDRPWNGPEPPGVAFTYAPNRSGEVAEEILKDFEGVLQVDGYAGYNRLLKRQKSPVALAYCWSHARRKLYEVARNKTAPIAEEGLRQIGELYQIEKTIRGNSPEERLVARQKHSRALIEAFEEWLINHRAKVSRKSPLGEALSYIAKYWNGLIRFLDDGRIELDNNSVERTIRPITLNRKNALFAGHDAGAENWAMLASLIETCKLGGINPHTYLATTLTRIAKGHKQSKINELLPWNFAEQESQGGL